One genomic window of Garra rufa chromosome 24, GarRuf1.0, whole genome shotgun sequence includes the following:
- the myca gene encoding transcriptional regulator Myc-A: MPVSASLAYKNYDYDYDSIQPYFYFDNDDEDFYHHQQGQTQPPAPSEDIWKKFELLPTPPLSPSRRQSLSTAEQLEMVSEFLGDDVVNQSFICDADYSQSFIKSIIIQDCMWSGFSAAAKLEKVVSERLATLHAARKELISDSSSNRLNASYLQDLSTSASECIDPSVVFPYPLTESSKSSKVAPSEPMLVLDTPPNSSSSSGSDSEDEEEEEEEEEEEEEEEEEEEEEEIDVVTVEKRQKRNEAEVSESRYPSPLVLKRCHVSTHQHNYAAHPSTRHDQPAVKRLRLEASSSNNSSSSNRHGKQRKCTSPRTSDSEDNDKRRTHNVLERQRRNELKLSFFALRDEIPEVANNEKAAKVVILKKATECIHSMQLDEQRLLSIKEQLRRKSELLKHRLQQLRSSH, translated from the exons ATGCCGGTGAGTGCGAGTTTGGCGTATAAAAACTACGATTACGACTACGACTCCATCCAACCCTATTTCTATTTCGACAACGACGATGAGGATTTTTATCACCATCAGCAAGGACAGACTCAACCTCCAGCTCCCAGCGAGGACATTTGGAAGAAATTCGAGCTGCTGCCCACACCGCCCCTCTCTCCCAGCCGGAGACAGTCGCTCTCCACCGCCGAACAGCTGGAGATGGTCAGCGAGTTCCTGGGAGACGACGTGGTCAACCAGAGCTTCATTTGCGACGCGGACTACTCCCAGTCCTTCATCAAGTCCATCATCATCCAGGACTGCATGTGGAGCGGCTTTTCTGCCGCTGCCAAGTTGGAGAAAGTGGTTTCTGAGAGACTGGCGACCTTGCACGCTGCTAGGAAGGAACTCATATCTGACAGCAGCTCAAATCGACTTAATGCAAGTTATTTGCAGGATCTGAGCACCTCTGCATCAGAATGCATCGACCCCTCTGTGGTTTTTCCATATCCCCTCACAGAGTCCAGCAAATCCAGCAAGGTTGCTCCATCGGAACCCATGCTTGTCCTGGACACTCCACCTAACAGCTCCAGCAGCAGTGGCAGCGATTCTG AAgatgaagaagaggaggaggaagaagaagaagaggaagaagaagaagaggaggaagaagaagaggaagaaattgaTGTGGTGACTGTGGAAAAGCGACAGAAAAGAAACGAGGCAGAGGTGTCGGAATCGAGGTACCCCAGTCCCCTAGTGTTGAAGCGCTGTCACGTCTCCACCCACCAGCACAACTACGCAGCCCACCCCTCCACACGGCACGACCAGCCGGCTGTCAAGAGGCTACGACTGGAGgccagcagcagcaacaacagcagcagcagcaacaggcATGGGAAGCAACGTAAGTGTACGAGCCCCCGGACATCGGATTCTGAGGACAATGACAAACGCAGGACTCACAATGTGCTGGAGCGCCAACGCAGAAACGAACTCAAACTCAGCTTTTTCGCACTACGGGATGAGATCCCTGAGGTTGCAAATAACGAGAAAGCCGCTAAGGTGGTAATTCTAAAGAAGGCGACAGAGTGCATCCACAGCATGCAGTTGGATGAGCAAAGGCTGCTGTCCATCAAAGAACAGCTGAGGCGAAAGAGTGAACTGTTAAAACACAGGCTGCAGCAGCTGCGGAGTTCACATTAA